From the genome of Mycobacterium dioxanotrophicus, one region includes:
- a CDS encoding pentapeptide repeat-containing protein has translation MRSLIDQITDALNSPDRQAWERGIELLFSLSDDPSPRYAKDAVTLCCDALRDPTAFPDAAPAFYEPMQLLLPRFLRKVDYVGADLRRAVLSSADFEGCYLAGADLAGARIVGSIFAGATLIGARLIAAHVTESAALARADLSGADLIGLNADGANLSGATLSAANATKANLLGAVLRKITARGTVFVNADLSRTNMVNADLVGANLAFANLERAEIVAAPDNVTDLRFANLTGAVLRGAVLADVDLRGANLTDVVLDDVQLSRIRLDGAIFSHPVLSSVADRV, from the coding sequence ATGCGTAGCCTCATCGACCAGATCACCGATGCTCTGAACTCGCCCGACCGGCAAGCCTGGGAACGCGGCATCGAGCTGCTTTTCAGTCTTTCTGACGACCCCAGCCCCCGCTACGCCAAGGACGCGGTCACCCTGTGCTGCGACGCGTTGCGCGACCCAACAGCTTTCCCCGATGCCGCCCCAGCATTCTATGAGCCAATGCAGTTGCTGCTCCCACGTTTCCTTCGCAAGGTCGACTATGTTGGCGCGGATCTGCGACGGGCGGTTCTAAGCAGCGCGGATTTCGAGGGTTGCTATCTCGCCGGCGCAGACCTGGCCGGCGCCAGGATCGTGGGATCAATCTTCGCCGGCGCCACCCTTATCGGAGCCCGACTAATCGCCGCTCACGTCACCGAGAGCGCAGCCTTGGCCCGCGCAGACCTCAGCGGAGCGGACCTCATCGGGCTCAACGCCGACGGCGCCAACCTGTCGGGCGCAACCCTTAGCGCAGCCAACGCCACCAAGGCGAATCTGCTCGGGGCCGTCCTCCGTAAGATCACGGCGCGCGGGACAGTGTTCGTCAATGCGGACCTATCAAGGACCAACATGGTCAACGCCGACCTAGTTGGAGCCAATCTCGCGTTCGCCAATCTCGAGCGCGCAGAAATCGTCGCCGCCCCGGACAATGTCACCGATCTTCGATTCGCGAATCTGACCGGCGCGGTCCTCCGCGGTGCAGTGCTGGCGGATGTGGATCTGCGGGGTGCCAACCTGACGGACGTCGTCCTCGACGATGTCCAGCTATCCAGAATTCGCCTGGATGGCGCGATCTTCAGCCACCCCGTGCTGTCCAGCGTCGCGGATCGCGTGTAA
- a CDS encoding immunity protein YezG family protein: MTEEPPYLVQLGDAQTAVVRALFEALPRGGWENCTIEYRKANTVAESQVTLTNSAGTSEIVKSPINMIMAFKNLRELMATQGRGAWLSATLTATPDGKCAFDYNYDARPDWTVQPADETYIADLEKYPRPADQIPDWYPRSS, encoded by the coding sequence GTGACCGAGGAACCGCCGTACCTGGTGCAGCTGGGCGACGCGCAGACCGCCGTCGTGCGCGCGTTGTTCGAGGCCCTTCCACGCGGAGGCTGGGAGAACTGCACCATCGAGTACCGCAAGGCCAACACGGTCGCCGAGTCCCAGGTAACCCTCACCAACAGCGCCGGGACGTCGGAGATAGTGAAGTCGCCGATCAACATGATCATGGCGTTCAAGAACCTGCGGGAGTTGATGGCCACTCAGGGCCGAGGGGCTTGGCTGTCGGCCACCTTGACGGCGACGCCGGACGGCAAGTGCGCATTCGACTACAACTACGACGCCCGGCCCGACTGGACGGTGCAGCCCGCAGACGAGACGTACATCGCAGACTTGGAGAAGTATCCTCGCCCCGCCGACCAGATTCCCGACTGGTATCCACGGAGTTCCTGA
- a CDS encoding GH-E family nuclease — protein sequence MSAAPAGRFTIRSEIEDLTTVDFSDAAARWRTAADQSDEVFDRHRQNIASPGGTTWEGDAKDAALDRATADGVVAGNQNGVVREAAGIAEDAVTDINAAQREVVAAITTAEDDGFTVSEHLKVTDARRYDINTIVERNRAATEHAEDIRWYAERLGQTVMFAEGRLQKKAGELEGIRFEGEGEGRDGEPTVRLVDNKVVQDKPDEDRKDEAGDKPAEQATGQIGPFAVPKSVEDAAKKSGLKPGEKPPATTGDVGGDLGDLLGANDPPAAGAEPKPTAAPAISPQAVEQFKTQARNLLRQQGVPPDQIESQVNAMVADAQRVNAALADSAAHTPAKPDTTPGPAPADTRSLGEKLGDKFNNFVNEAHDQFYNRLDSTVETLQNLTGTGGEGHPGVAESWQQLGESAVENHMKDPLHLRDPMGPLGPWGAVNGVVDDIPEMIDNPGKYAGDKMFDATAMAATAPLGAEGLLGKSVLPELGALERGALPEAGVLERGVVPVVPHTPDLPPVHHTPDLPPVHHNPDPPAEHRAPSDVTEPPPRPLPPHGEPGSYGYDVNGDRLPYANGGRPPFGPGQVEDTWHISRDEQLDQISGGRLDLPAPGQNQQWVLLHPNGPIGDGWTVENGHRLIEWQPGDPRKGLWDMGHPPGEEYRLTRDAYLRGELSYEEFWNINRDPNNFRVQDPYRNRSHIDEGP from the coding sequence GTGAGCGCTGCCCCCGCCGGCCGATTCACCATACGTTCGGAGATCGAGGACCTCACCACGGTCGACTTCTCCGACGCCGCAGCACGGTGGCGCACCGCCGCCGACCAGTCCGACGAAGTGTTCGACCGGCACCGCCAGAACATCGCCTCCCCGGGCGGAACCACCTGGGAGGGTGATGCCAAGGACGCGGCGTTGGATCGTGCGACCGCTGACGGTGTGGTGGCCGGCAACCAGAACGGAGTCGTGCGCGAAGCCGCCGGCATCGCCGAGGACGCCGTCACCGACATCAACGCCGCGCAGCGCGAGGTGGTGGCCGCGATCACCACAGCCGAGGACGACGGGTTCACGGTCAGCGAACACCTCAAGGTGACCGACGCCCGCCGCTACGACATCAACACGATCGTCGAGCGGAACAGGGCCGCCACCGAGCACGCCGAAGACATCCGCTGGTACGCCGAGCGGCTCGGCCAGACCGTCATGTTCGCGGAGGGACGGCTGCAGAAGAAGGCCGGTGAGCTGGAGGGCATCCGGTTCGAGGGCGAAGGTGAGGGACGTGACGGCGAGCCCACCGTGCGACTCGTCGACAACAAGGTGGTCCAGGACAAGCCGGACGAGGACCGCAAAGACGAGGCGGGTGACAAACCTGCGGAGCAGGCGACCGGTCAGATTGGTCCGTTCGCGGTACCGAAGTCAGTGGAGGACGCGGCGAAGAAGTCGGGGCTGAAACCCGGCGAGAAGCCTCCCGCCACCACCGGGGACGTCGGCGGCGACCTGGGAGACTTGTTGGGTGCCAACGATCCTCCGGCCGCCGGGGCAGAACCGAAGCCCACCGCGGCGCCGGCGATAAGCCCGCAGGCAGTCGAACAGTTCAAGACGCAGGCCCGGAACCTCTTACGGCAGCAGGGCGTACCGCCCGACCAGATCGAGTCGCAGGTCAATGCCATGGTGGCCGATGCGCAGCGGGTGAACGCCGCGCTCGCGGACTCAGCTGCTCACACCCCGGCCAAGCCGGACACCACGCCGGGTCCCGCGCCCGCCGACACTCGCAGCCTCGGCGAGAAGCTCGGGGACAAATTCAACAACTTCGTCAACGAAGCTCATGACCAGTTCTACAACCGGCTCGACTCCACGGTGGAGACGCTGCAGAACCTTACCGGCACCGGAGGGGAGGGCCACCCCGGCGTCGCCGAGTCATGGCAACAGCTCGGGGAATCGGCCGTCGAAAACCATATGAAGGATCCGCTGCACCTGCGCGATCCGATGGGGCCGCTGGGACCGTGGGGTGCGGTCAACGGGGTCGTGGACGACATACCGGAGATGATCGACAACCCGGGTAAGTACGCCGGCGACAAGATGTTCGACGCCACCGCTATGGCCGCCACGGCACCTCTGGGTGCGGAGGGGTTGCTGGGCAAGTCGGTGTTGCCCGAGCTGGGTGCGTTGGAACGTGGTGCGCTGCCCGAGGCAGGCGTGCTGGAACGTGGCGTGGTGCCGGTTGTTCCGCACACTCCGGATCTGCCTCCCGTTCACCACACTCCGGATCTGCCTCCCGTTCACCACAATCCGGACCCACCGGCAGAGCATCGCGCGCCTTCCGATGTAACCGAGCCACCTCCTCGACCGCTACCGCCGCATGGGGAACCCGGTAGCTACGGATACGACGTCAACGGTGATCGCCTGCCGTACGCGAACGGCGGCAGACCGCCGTTCGGGCCTGGCCAAGTCGAGGACACCTGGCACATCTCGCGCGACGAACAACTCGATCAGATCAGCGGCGGCCGGCTGGATCTTCCGGCTCCGGGACAGAACCAGCAGTGGGTTCTCCTTCATCCCAATGGTCCCATTGGCGACGGCTGGACAGTCGAGAACGGTCATCGGCTCATCGAGTGGCAGCCCGGCGACCCTCGAAAAGGGCTGTGGGACATGGGGCACCCCCCTGGCGAGGAGTACCGTCTTACCAGGGATGCCTATCTGAGGGGCGAACTAAGTTACGAGGAGTTCTGGAACATCAATCGCGATCCGAACAATTTCCGAGTGCAAGATCCCTACCGGAACAGATCCCACATTGACGAGGGACCGTGA
- a CDS encoding GAD-like domain-containing protein, with translation MTVADEDFELFLTKLPFSIPGPACTDEHVTAYTGLVPDCLISYWQEFGFSGFGNGTAWLVDPIEWKVTTEEVLLDRVQHPRLGADAQYIPFVRSAFGKVWFWTPGYGISLIVDPVRGVLFVKPPARMLTPTGFERAMLSFFGASSMERFEFFDKNEEPMFERTHQHLGDLRFDEVYRFAPGLLVGGAAIVEATHPFQIHVHMALLRSVIGDDWYVVA, from the coding sequence GTGACGGTGGCTGACGAAGATTTCGAACTGTTCCTCACGAAGCTTCCGTTCTCGATCCCCGGTCCCGCGTGCACTGACGAGCACGTTACGGCCTACACCGGACTCGTCCCGGACTGCCTGATCTCCTACTGGCAGGAGTTCGGGTTCTCCGGATTCGGGAACGGGACAGCCTGGCTGGTCGATCCGATCGAGTGGAAGGTGACCACCGAGGAGGTCCTCCTCGATAGAGTTCAGCACCCGCGGCTGGGCGCGGACGCGCAGTACATCCCGTTCGTCCGAAGCGCTTTCGGGAAGGTCTGGTTCTGGACGCCCGGGTACGGGATCTCGCTCATCGTTGATCCGGTACGTGGAGTCCTGTTCGTCAAACCGCCGGCGAGAATGCTCACCCCTACTGGCTTCGAGCGGGCGATGCTGTCGTTCTTCGGTGCGTCGAGCATGGAGCGGTTCGAGTTCTTCGACAAGAACGAGGAGCCCATGTTCGAACGGACCCACCAGCACCTCGGAGACTTGCGGTTCGACGAGGTGTACAGGTTCGCGCCGGGTCTACTGGTCGGCGGCGCTGCGATTGTGGAGGCCACCCACCCGTTCCAGATTCATGTCCACATGGCGCTGCTGAGATCGGTCATAGGCGACGACTGGTACGTGGTTGCGTAA
- a CDS encoding WGR domain-containing protein produces the protein MTTATTPTNAVETVTLIQVNAAGNNNKFYELSRMPDGSTLARWGRIGAGNAQARTYPGHGSFRAKLDEKLRKGYTVFDGASTRACKPHAANGALRRHVAAGLFPGAVPSASAELLDQLVRYNRHAIDSATGGRITVSDSGSVTTALGPVSLDQITAARSALAQLRSGYDRWAVERYLTLIPQKIANVRETDWVTSTWCRQQDDLLDALESAVVMSTAAADDDEAENVAIPFRHTMTELGTGDEDFARIAAKFDHSRNSMHAANRLKLRRVWALVDGDGAAWDARKDSLKHTRELWHGTTTGNVLSILRTGLICPPATAGAYNTTGRMFGDGVYFSDQSTKSLNYAIGSAPGQRGRGGQGNPLMFLADVVMGRECRSTAGSYGSDLVRRSRTGTDDKGRKFDSLYIRGGHCGVLNNEMIVWRTDQIKLTHLCEFQ, from the coding sequence ATGACCACCGCCACGACGCCCACCAATGCAGTCGAGACCGTGACCTTGATCCAGGTCAACGCGGCCGGCAACAACAACAAGTTCTACGAGCTGTCGAGGATGCCTGACGGATCGACACTGGCACGGTGGGGCCGCATCGGCGCTGGCAATGCCCAGGCCCGCACCTACCCCGGACACGGCAGTTTCCGGGCCAAGCTCGATGAGAAGCTGCGCAAGGGCTACACCGTGTTCGACGGAGCCTCCACCCGGGCGTGCAAACCTCACGCAGCAAACGGCGCGTTGCGTCGCCACGTCGCTGCCGGTCTGTTCCCCGGTGCCGTGCCATCGGCGTCAGCCGAGCTGCTGGACCAGCTGGTCCGCTACAACAGGCACGCTATCGACAGCGCCACCGGTGGCCGAATCACGGTCAGCGACAGCGGATCGGTGACTACCGCACTGGGACCCGTGTCGCTTGACCAAATCACCGCGGCGCGGTCAGCACTCGCCCAGTTGCGTTCCGGATACGACCGCTGGGCAGTGGAGAGGTACCTGACGTTGATCCCGCAGAAAATCGCCAACGTTCGCGAGACGGACTGGGTGACGTCCACATGGTGCCGACAGCAGGACGACCTACTTGACGCGTTGGAATCGGCGGTCGTCATGTCAACCGCGGCTGCCGACGACGACGAGGCTGAGAATGTGGCAATCCCGTTCCGTCACACGATGACCGAACTGGGAACGGGGGATGAGGATTTCGCACGCATTGCAGCGAAGTTCGATCATTCTCGCAACTCCATGCACGCCGCGAATCGGCTCAAACTGCGCCGTGTGTGGGCTCTCGTCGACGGCGATGGCGCAGCCTGGGACGCCCGTAAGGACTCGCTCAAACACACGCGTGAGTTGTGGCACGGAACCACCACGGGGAATGTGCTCTCGATCTTGCGTACCGGCTTGATCTGCCCACCGGCGACGGCAGGTGCCTACAACACGACCGGCCGCATGTTTGGCGACGGTGTCTACTTCTCCGACCAGTCAACGAAAAGCCTCAACTACGCGATCGGCAGTGCCCCTGGGCAGCGGGGTCGTGGTGGACAGGGCAATCCTCTGATGTTCCTCGCCGACGTGGTGATGGGCCGGGAATGCCGCTCCACTGCGGGCTCATACGGGTCTGATTTGGTACGCAGATCCCGCACCGGCACCGACGATAAAGGCCGCAAGTTCGACTCGCTCTACATCCGCGGCGGCCACTGCGGTGTGCTCAACAACGAGATGATCGTTTGGCGCACCGATCAGATCAAGCTCACCCATCTGTGCGAGTTCCAATGA
- a CDS encoding immunity protein Imm33 domain-containing protein: MRGEYIEFIPKAGACLATTNVMERRGRVRWMWRRPSQTGVDNGWRIMSEIDTSEYLNERESWQIVDYNDVCYIEPALVGIWDFEVGSDLEVVRDESGIRIFDIPTGRQIPTENLYVPPQFRARPGEC; encoded by the coding sequence GTGAGGGGCGAGTACATCGAGTTCATCCCGAAGGCCGGGGCCTGCCTTGCTACCACGAATGTGATGGAACGGCGGGGCAGGGTGCGCTGGATGTGGCGGAGGCCGTCGCAGACCGGTGTCGACAACGGCTGGCGAATCATGAGCGAAATCGACACGTCGGAGTATCTGAATGAGCGCGAAAGTTGGCAGATCGTGGACTATAACGACGTCTGCTACATCGAACCCGCGCTTGTAGGCATTTGGGACTTCGAGGTGGGTTCCGACCTCGAAGTCGTGCGTGACGAGTCGGGCATTCGTATTTTCGACATTCCGACCGGGCGACAGATTCCGACCGAGAACCTCTACGTGCCACCGCAGTTCCGTGCACGGCCTGGAGAATGCTGA
- a CDS encoding DUF6985 domain-containing protein yields the protein MIDPILGEIVFSSSVGWAGVYSYPFLGKDVTVPMELGGDEGEPVDPIQREAVRLYTEHKIDLSNQADDAIFAYYNERLPELRAQFGDSADTLMPVLADKSSLAQLVTPTAFFVREPVVSDDRVIGLLSNCTWDPSHGLAVKLVNEKIVEVGPQDIVL from the coding sequence GTGATCGACCCGATACTGGGAGAGATCGTTTTCAGCAGTTCCGTCGGGTGGGCGGGTGTCTACTCGTACCCATTTCTCGGCAAGGACGTGACGGTGCCGATGGAACTCGGTGGCGACGAGGGTGAGCCCGTCGATCCGATTCAGCGCGAAGCGGTGCGGCTGTACACCGAGCATAAGATCGACCTGTCAAACCAGGCCGATGACGCTATTTTCGCCTATTACAACGAGCGTCTACCGGAACTGCGCGCGCAGTTCGGTGACAGCGCCGATACGCTCATGCCGGTTCTCGCGGACAAATCGAGCCTGGCCCAGTTAGTCACTCCTACAGCGTTCTTCGTCCGCGAGCCTGTGGTGTCAGACGATAGAGTCATTGGCTTGCTGTCGAATTGCACATGGGATCCTAGCCATGGACTTGCTGTGAAGCTCGTCAACGAGAAGATCGTTGAGGTTGGTCCGCAGGACATCGTGCTGTAG
- a CDS encoding DUF2637 domain-containing protein: MTPYEIHTRVRRLLWALLAFATTASLSGNVARTVITHSGAAAVGPIVAAALAPFALLSLTHLLGLWSHIAARGPTYWCFLVAIIALSATAFRLSFDALRSLAIEYGYTANEAALFPVMIDGIIAVCTLGLVVLTRIEIAAMAHQSAASDAHTDATNDAPDAARHLTSRLRGCITTAVHRFNRSGPVTQARPAVMQRNDAREAPVDATHRDATPAITRDGAHQNQTPATLPPRGLEAPTSASPLSTSEPAATSGSDQTNRPQPKSSTYPAPRRSQLSRSKHAALAHQLVDSKRVAAAPDMICAVLDHNAEKKPSREIAAELGTSPSKVQRILRAAREAQQSGLD, from the coding sequence GTGACCCCCTACGAAATACACACACGCGTACGTCGCCTGTTGTGGGCGCTGCTGGCATTCGCCACCACCGCTAGCCTGTCTGGAAACGTTGCTCGGACTGTGATCACGCACTCCGGTGCTGCCGCTGTCGGACCGATTGTCGCAGCCGCGCTGGCACCGTTCGCACTGTTGAGTCTCACTCACCTGCTTGGCTTGTGGTCGCATATCGCCGCACGTGGTCCGACCTACTGGTGCTTCCTTGTCGCGATCATTGCCCTGTCCGCCACGGCATTCAGGCTCTCGTTCGACGCACTGCGATCGCTAGCCATCGAGTACGGATACACGGCGAACGAGGCGGCTCTCTTCCCCGTGATGATCGATGGAATCATCGCGGTCTGCACTCTCGGACTAGTCGTGCTGACACGTATCGAGATCGCCGCGATGGCACACCAAAGTGCCGCATCTGACGCACACACTGACGCAACCAATGACGCACCTGACGCAGCACGCCACCTCACCTCTCGTCTGCGTGGCTGCATCACCACCGCGGTGCATCGCTTCAACCGGAGCGGGCCGGTGACGCAAGCCCGGCCCGCGGTGATGCAGCGAAACGACGCTCGTGAAGCACCTGTTGACGCGACGCATCGCGACGCAACGCCCGCCATCACACGTGACGGGGCGCATCAGAACCAGACACCCGCAACGCTGCCACCACGTGGTCTTGAAGCACCCACATCCGCTTCGCCACTGTCCACGTCTGAACCGGCCGCCACTTCGGGCAGCGACCAAACGAACCGCCCACAGCCAAAAAGCTCGACGTACCCCGCGCCCCGACGGTCGCAGCTGTCGCGGTCCAAACACGCCGCTTTGGCTCACCAGCTCGTCGACTCGAAGCGTGTCGCCGCTGCCCCCGACATGATCTGCGCCGTCCTGGATCACAACGCGGAAAAGAAGCCGAGTCGGGAGATTGCAGCTGAACTCGGTACGTCACCGAGCAAGGTTCAGAGGATCCTTCGCGCAGCACGAGAAGCACAGCAGTCGGGCTTGGATTGA
- a CDS encoding toprim domain-containing protein has translation MSYTAADVIELDDIQHTRMRPQVNLGARVYQTAAREIVDNAVEEAGAHGSTVSIILRSDGSFTVTDDGRGLPVDSDPAGKNGIVKTLGTARSGGKFTAHADAESTGAGLNGIGAAAAVFISRRTDVTVYRAGKTYKQSFGGGYPGRFAGDGFNPDADFTRDDTQKLRGLSNGEPAVHGTSVRMLLDPSVAPDTALDITEVLLRAHAAVRMTQNVRLTVIDEGWPGGPLPAALLGSFSGPWGTGAVLDFMCACAQTPIPTLRSSVEGRGEYVTGRGPTPFRWSLTAGPAEPATVSSFCNTVYTADGGSHLNAAVKGLTEALASRAARLRDLGLAKGEDGPEPQDFAAVTALAVDTRAPDVSWNGQDKTGVSSRSLNTAMATDVARSTAVWSANPANTDTVTVWTKLALEAARARRSAEGAKSRSRAASKAKGLGTNLSLPPKLLPCRETGRGSGAELFIAEGDSALGTIKAARDATFQAAFPLKGKPPNVYGWTVAKARGKEEFQAIERILDCGVRDHCDPEKCRYDKILFASDADPDGGNINSSLISMFLDFYRPLVEAGMVYVTLPPLFVVSDSSQRIYCQDDAERDVAVARLRSGGRSRVEVQRNKGLGEMNADDFWNTVLDPGQRTVIQVRPDALGGALHHTLFGGAPEGRRTWMADAASRIDTSSLDLD, from the coding sequence GTGAGCTACACCGCCGCGGATGTCATCGAGCTCGACGACATCCAGCACACCCGGATGCGGCCACAGGTCAACCTCGGTGCGAGGGTCTACCAGACCGCCGCTCGCGAGATCGTCGACAACGCCGTGGAAGAGGCAGGTGCTCACGGGTCCACGGTGTCGATCATCTTGAGATCCGACGGATCGTTCACCGTCACCGATGACGGCCGGGGCTTACCTGTTGACTCCGACCCGGCCGGCAAGAACGGCATCGTCAAAACACTGGGCACGGCGCGGTCAGGTGGGAAGTTCACCGCGCATGCCGACGCCGAGTCCACCGGTGCCGGCCTCAACGGGATCGGTGCTGCCGCCGCGGTGTTCATCTCCCGACGCACTGACGTCACCGTGTACCGCGCCGGGAAAACGTACAAGCAGAGCTTTGGTGGTGGGTATCCTGGCCGCTTCGCGGGTGACGGCTTCAATCCCGACGCCGACTTCACCCGCGATGACACTCAGAAGCTGCGTGGACTGTCCAACGGCGAGCCCGCCGTGCACGGCACCTCTGTACGCATGCTGCTCGACCCGTCGGTGGCCCCCGACACCGCACTCGACATCACCGAGGTTCTGCTGCGTGCCCACGCGGCGGTGCGCATGACCCAAAACGTGCGCCTGACCGTGATCGACGAAGGCTGGCCAGGCGGCCCCTTGCCCGCAGCTTTGTTGGGGTCATTCTCCGGGCCTTGGGGTACGGGCGCAGTGCTGGACTTCATGTGTGCCTGCGCGCAGACCCCCATACCCACGCTTCGGTCCTCTGTCGAAGGCCGCGGGGAGTATGTGACCGGTCGTGGGCCTACGCCGTTTCGCTGGTCGCTGACGGCCGGACCGGCCGAGCCCGCAACGGTGTCCTCCTTCTGCAACACCGTCTACACCGCTGATGGCGGATCGCATCTCAACGCGGCTGTAAAAGGACTGACCGAGGCCCTGGCGTCCCGCGCCGCGCGGCTGCGCGACCTCGGCCTGGCCAAAGGAGAGGATGGCCCCGAGCCGCAGGACTTCGCCGCGGTTACCGCACTGGCCGTTGACACCCGCGCGCCTGATGTCTCCTGGAACGGCCAAGACAAAACCGGAGTGTCGTCACGGTCTCTGAACACGGCAATGGCGACCGACGTGGCGCGCAGCACCGCGGTGTGGTCGGCCAACCCGGCGAACACCGACACCGTGACCGTGTGGACGAAACTCGCTCTCGAAGCCGCACGCGCTCGCCGCAGTGCTGAGGGGGCCAAATCTCGGTCCCGTGCGGCATCTAAAGCCAAGGGGCTGGGGACGAATCTGTCACTGCCGCCAAAGCTGCTGCCCTGCCGTGAAACTGGCCGCGGTTCTGGAGCGGAACTGTTCATAGCAGAGGGTGACTCGGCTCTGGGCACCATCAAGGCCGCGCGGGACGCAACGTTCCAGGCAGCGTTCCCGCTCAAGGGCAAACCACCGAACGTCTACGGGTGGACGGTCGCAAAAGCTCGCGGTAAGGAGGAATTTCAGGCGATCGAGCGGATTCTCGACTGCGGGGTACGTGACCATTGCGACCCGGAGAAGTGCCGGTACGACAAGATTCTTTTCGCCTCCGACGCCGATCCCGATGGGGGCAACATCAACTCGTCGCTGATCTCGATGTTCCTCGACTTCTACCGGCCTCTAGTCGAAGCCGGCATGGTCTACGTCACCCTTCCGCCGCTGTTCGTGGTCTCCGACAGCTCGCAGCGCATCTACTGCCAGGACGACGCCGAACGTGACGTCGCCGTAGCTCGATTGAGGTCAGGAGGCCGGTCGAGGGTCGAGGTGCAACGCAACAAAGGCCTCGGCGAGATGAACGCCGACGACTTCTGGAACACCGTGCTGGACCCAGGTCAGCGGACCGTTATTCAGGTACGCCCCGACGCCCTCGGCGGCGCACTGCACCACACCTTGTTCGGCGGGGCTCCTGAAGGCCGGCGCACGTGGATGGCCGACGCCGCTTCGCGCATTGATACCTCGTCCTTGGACCTGGATTAG
- a CDS encoding DUF6985 domain-containing protein, with protein sequence MTDTVLGAIAYSEPGGWEGTYTILFVGREVTVRMALGGWDEADRVEPVQRDAVEQFSARRAELCAQADDALYAEYLRRQPELREQFGDDADRLMPIIDGMEGLSDLVTPDFFQVPLPRRGSTDRVVALTYNCSWDVELGLAVKFVNEAVAEVGPQNIVL encoded by the coding sequence GTGACCGACACCGTGCTTGGAGCGATCGCATACAGCGAGCCCGGAGGCTGGGAGGGCACCTACACGATCCTGTTTGTTGGACGGGAGGTGACCGTACGCATGGCCCTTGGGGGCTGGGATGAAGCCGATCGGGTAGAGCCTGTCCAGCGTGACGCTGTAGAGCAGTTCTCTGCGCGCAGGGCCGAGCTCTGCGCGCAGGCCGACGATGCCCTGTACGCCGAGTACCTCCGGCGCCAGCCGGAGCTGCGGGAGCAGTTCGGTGACGATGCGGACCGACTCATGCCGATCATCGACGGCATGGAAGGCCTGTCAGATCTGGTGACACCGGACTTCTTCCAGGTTCCGCTCCCGCGCCGCGGCTCGACTGACCGCGTGGTTGCGCTCACGTACAACTGCTCGTGGGACGTCGAGCTTGGGCTGGCGGTCAAGTTCGTCAACGAGGCCGTCGCCGAGGTCGGGCCGCAGAACATCGTGCTGTAA